The nucleotide window CCGCCGCCCATCCGGCGGAATAGGCCGGGACGCAAGGCGGGGCAGGGAAGGGCGGTGCACTGCTTCCGCCAAGCGAGACGATGGAAAAACGCAAACGGGCGCGGCATTGCTGCCGCGCCCGCCGGATCGCAAAGCTCATCGCCTCGCGCGGGAAAAGCCCTCAGGCCGCGCCGCGCATCCGGTCGATGCTGATCGGGCCGGGGCCTGCCGCCGAAAGGTACAGGAAGGCGAAGCAGTAGAGCGCGGCCAGCTCCCCGCCGTTGAGGATCGGATAGAAGTTCTGCGGCGCATGCGCCATGAAATAGGCGACCGCCATCGTGCCGGAGGCGAGGAACGCGGCCGGCCGGGTGAACAGGCCGAGCACGATCAGCGCGCCGCACACGAGCTCGATCAGGCCGGCCGCGCCGCCCATGGTCATCGGCGAGGCGCCGGACATCTGCGTCGGCGGCAGGCTGAGATACTTGGTCGTGCCGTGCTGCAGGAACAGCAGGCCCGCCGCGATGCGGAAGACGCTGAGAAGCGGTCCGGAATAGCTCTTGAGGAACGTCATTCAAGCCTCCTTCGTGCCGCGCTCCCGATAATGGGCGCCCGCCCTGCAAACAGGATGCAGGCAACGTCCCGGCGCGGCAAACCTCAGCCTAAGCCGATTTTCTCGGCAAGCGGGAGCCCCCTGACACGAATGTGAGGGGATAACCGGTGGTCACGCCCTGAGATTGACGCACGACATCGCATCCCCTCGGCCGGGAGGACGCAGGGAAAGCTCTGTGCGACAAACCTTCCGCTGAGGGTGCCAATGGTTCCCGGTTCTCCGGCTGCGCCTGCGACCGGGATGACGTTCGAGAGGGAGGCACGGCCTCACATCCCCTCGGCCGTCACCCCGGCCGCGCGCAAGCGCAGAGCCGGGGCCTATTCGTTGCCAGAGCGGCCGAAACGGCGCTCCGCCCTCGCGGTTCGTCCTCCCGGACGGCGGGCAGCGCCGGGCCGGGACCGGAGAGCCGAGGGCCTCACGAAGGCACTCCCGAACGACGCCAGACCCACCGTGCCTCCCCGGCCCCGGATCTCGCGATGCTCGTCCGGGAGGACGCGGGGAAGCTCTGTGCGACAAACCTCCGCCGAGGGTGCCAATGGCTCCCGGCTCTCCGGCTGCG belongs to Stappia indica and includes:
- a CDS encoding DoxX family protein → MTFLKSYSGPLLSVFRIAAGLLFLQHGTTKYLSLPPTQMSGASPMTMGGAAGLIELVCGALIVLGLFTRPAAFLASGTMAVAYFMAHAPQNFYPILNGGELAALYCFAFLYLSAAGPGPISIDRMRGAA